The Methanobrevibacter sp. genome window below encodes:
- a CDS encoding class I SAM-dependent methyltransferase — MVAEKITQCMKPHGEEGIETIENMNENHKEISKFAFSLIQVDSGDKILDIGCGGGVNIEKFLKLTSGNVDGLDYSEVSVAESIKRNQKAVDEGRCEVMHADVSSMPIEDESYDIVSAFETVYFWPDIKETFKEVSRIIKPDGQFMIAQGTDGNHPDDEKWLSSVEGMHLYTAPELEKYLLDAGFKKVKSQVKKNDYILVVIAQK; from the coding sequence ATGGTAGCAGAAAAGATAACCCAATGCATGAAGCCCCACGGCGAAGAGGGAATAGAAACAATCGAAAACATGAATGAAAACCACAAGGAGATTTCTAAATTTGCATTCAGTTTAATTCAAGTTGACAGCGGTGATAAAATACTTGATATCGGCTGCGGAGGAGGAGTGAATATTGAAAAATTTTTGAAACTGACTTCAGGCAATGTCGACGGCCTTGACTATTCGGAAGTTTCAGTGGCCGAGTCAATCAAAAGAAATCAAAAGGCCGTGGATGAGGGAAGATGTGAAGTGATGCATGCTGATGTAAGCAGTATGCCTATTGAAGATGAAAGCTATGACATTGTCTCAGCATTTGAAACCGTCTATTTCTGGCCAGATATTAAAGAGACATTTAAAGAGGTTTCAAGGATTATAAAACCTGACGGACAGTTCATGATTGCACAGGGAACTGACGGCAACCACCCTGATGATGAAAAATGGTTAAGCAGTGTTGAAGGAATGCATCTATACACTGCACCCGAACTTGAGAAATACCTTCTTGATGCAGGTTTTAAAAAGGTGAAAAGTCAAGTTAAGAAAAATGATTATATTTTGGTAGTTATTGCTCAAAAATAA
- a CDS encoding ABC transporter substrate-binding protein, whose amino-acid sequence MDNKIIAIIIAIIVIAVGAYLVLGAGGEEVTIGYLPSDHDAALFVADAQGQYEANGIHTKLVQFNNGGDLMTAMASGDVDVGYVGITPVLSSIAKGVPVKVISAAQTEGSGIVVAKDSGIDDVSDLEGKKIATPGEASIQHMLLTYYLEQNGMSISDLKVSAMKVPSMNDALKTGKIDGMITFEPYVSIAEKNGAKVLAGSQDILPDHPCCVVVASDKFIETHPNETQKILEIHENATDFINNNTDEAAGMLPSDIVSDVEVEKVSMSSFPFISGLNESYKQDVMDFMNLEVDLGILKKPISEEDIFWQGS is encoded by the coding sequence ATGGATAATAAAATTATCGCAATTATAATAGCAATTATTGTTATTGCCGTTGGGGCGTATCTTGTATTGGGTGCCGGCGGTGAGGAAGTAACAATCGGTTACTTGCCGTCTGACCATGATGCAGCACTCTTTGTTGCTGATGCTCAGGGTCAGTATGAGGCAAATGGAATCCACACTAAGCTGGTTCAGTTCAACAACGGTGGGGACTTGATGACTGCAATGGCAAGTGGAGATGTTGATGTTGGTTATGTTGGAATCACTCCGGTTTTATCATCAATTGCCAAAGGGGTTCCTGTAAAAGTAATTTCAGCAGCTCAGACTGAAGGATCAGGAATTGTGGTTGCAAAAGATTCCGGAATTGATGATGTATCAGACCTTGAAGGCAAAAAGATAGCAACACCTGGTGAAGCTTCAATTCAGCACATGCTTTTGACATATTATCTTGAGCAGAACGGAATGTCAATCAGCGATTTGAAGGTTTCGGCCATGAAAGTGCCTTCTATGAATGATGCTTTAAAAACCGGCAAGATTGACGGTATGATTACATTCGAGCCTTATGTCTCAATTGCTGAGAAGAATGGGGCCAAGGTTTTGGCAGGCTCTCAGGACATTTTACCTGACCATCCATGCTGTGTGGTTGTTGCATCAGACAAGTTTATTGAAACTCATCCTAATGAGACCCAAAAGATTTTGGAAATTCATGAAAACGCAACTGATTTCATCAACAACAATACTGATGAGGCAGCAGGAATGCTTCCAAGTGATATTGTAAGTGATGTTGAGGTTGAAAAAGTATCCATGTCCAGTTTCCCATTCATTTCAGGTTTAAATGAAAGCTATAAACAGGACGTTATGGACTTTATGAATTTGGAAGTCGATTTAGGTATTTTGAAAAAACCTATTAGTGAAGAAGATATTTTCTGGCAAGGTAGTTAA
- a CDS encoding class II glutamine amidotransferase, whose translation MCEIFCFNSNTPKQVNECLECFYNHSDEHPHGWGLATMQSDEFVIQKEPVKATCSQHLKSILSNPIVGKNVFAHIRLATVGEIISPNCHPFIEADDNNRSWMLIHNGTIFDFPELDKYKDVENGDTDSERILLYIIDKVNEFENNKGAPSTIKERFNLLSDIVADLSKNNKLNLMIYDGDLTYIHSNMKESLYYLKNDEGFLVASNPVNDDDGWKEVELNKLFGLIDGNIIFESEEHENEFVFTDFHENAIKEFLKTVNSVENND comes from the coding sequence ATGTGTGAAATATTTTGTTTTAATTCTAATACGCCTAAACAAGTAAATGAATGCCTTGAATGTTTTTATAATCACTCTGATGAGCATCCACATGGATGGGGATTAGCGACTATGCAATCCGATGAATTTGTTATACAAAAAGAGCCAGTAAAAGCAACATGCAGTCAACACTTAAAAAGCATTTTGTCCAATCCTATTGTTGGTAAAAATGTATTCGCTCACATCAGGTTAGCTACGGTAGGTGAAATCATATCTCCCAATTGCCACCCATTTATCGAAGCTGATGATAACAATAGATCATGGATGTTAATACATAATGGAACCATTTTCGATTTTCCAGAACTTGATAAATATAAGGATGTAGAAAATGGAGATACTGATTCTGAGCGAATATTACTTTACATAATAGATAAAGTCAATGAATTTGAAAATAACAAAGGTGCTCCGTCAACAATCAAAGAACGATTTAACCTCTTGTCAGATATTGTAGCAGACTTGTCAAAAAACAATAAATTGAATCTTATGATTTATGATGGAGATTTGACTTATATTCATTCTAATATGAAAGAATCTTTATATTACTTGAAAAATGATGAAGGATTTTTAGTGGCTTCAAATCCAGTCAATGATGATGATGGATGGAAAGAGGTTGAACTGAATAAATTATTTGGTTTGATTGACGGAAATATCATTTTTGAAAGTGAAGAGCATGAAAATGAATTTGTATTCACAGATTTTCATGAAAATGCCATTAAAGAATTTTTAAAAACAGTAAATTCGGTTGAGAATAATGATTAG